A stretch of the Vigna radiata var. radiata cultivar VC1973A chromosome 7, Vradiata_ver6, whole genome shotgun sequence genome encodes the following:
- the LOC106765975 gene encoding probable isoprenylcysteine alpha-carbonyl methylesterase ICMEL1: MPSQIFPTSNRSLDSAVSTSSTAFIRPKEDQNDPSVNLLDHSASPSYRDMSLKPPLPRASSFTSSRTKPSRPRHSFNQKRRRRAASQDSFPDISDQTHTSTRSSFGRDVAAETFLLTRLGFKMLGYLGVGYKWITRFLALSCYALLLFPGFIQVGYYYFFSSQIRRSIVYGDKPRNRLDLYLPKNGSGPKPVVAFITGGAWIIGYKAWGTLLGQQLSERDIIVACIDYRLTYYLYSKSFAETLKRVGVTAEAIMYEGKTHTDVFLQDPMRGGKDDMFEDLVGYIHAGDAEARARDAEAPPRRRLVPECMLKLAHSVSPF, from the exons ATGCCATCTCAGATCTTTCCCACATCCAACCGTTCTCTTGATTCCGCGGTTTCAACTTCTTCCACGGCGTTCATCCGTCCCAAAGAAGACCAGAATGACCCCTCCGTCAACCTCCTCGATCACTCCGCCTCCCCTTCCTACCGAGACATGTCCCTCAAGCCTCCCTTGCCGCGGGCCTCCAGCTTCACCTCCTCGCGCACCAAACCCTCCCGCCCTCGCCACTCTTTCAATCAGAAACGCCGCCGCCGTGCCGCCAGCCAGGACTCCTTCCCCGACATCTCTGATCAGACTCACACCTCCACCCGCTCCTCCTTCGGCCGCGATGTCGCCGCCGAGACCTTTCTCTTGACTCGCCTTGGCTTCAAGATGCTCGGATACCTCGG GGTAGGCTATAAATGGATTACAAGATTTCTTGCCCTTAGTTGTTATGCACTACTTCTTTTTCCGGGCTTTATTCAAG TTGGATATTACTATTTCTTCTCCAGTCAGATACGCAGAAGCATTGTTTATGGAGATAAACCGCGAAATAG GCTTGACTTGTATTTGCCTAAAAATGGCAGCGGTCCAAAACCAGTTGTTGCTTTTATTACTGGTGGAGCCTGGATTATTGG TTACAAAGCATGGGGTACACTTCTAGGTCAACAGCTATCAGAGAGAGATATCATTGTGGCATGTATTGATTACAG ACTAACATACTATTTATACAGTAAATCATTTGCTGAAACTCTTAAAAGAGTTGGAGTGACGGCTGAAGCAATTATGTACGAAGGGAAGACTCATACAGATGTGTTTCTACAG GATCCGATGAGAGGTGGAAAAGATGACATGTTTGAAGATTTAGTAGGATATATCCACGCTGGTGATGCTGAGGCCCGTGCCAGAGATGCAGAGGCTCCTCCAAGGAGACGCCTTGTGCCTGAATGCATGTTAAAACTCGCTCATAGCGTTAGTCCATTCTAG
- the LOC106767749 gene encoding non-specific lipid-transfer protein 3 — protein sequence MGMNGRGRAIYLVAVLIFVLASNMLILVAEGAGECGKTPIGSAAASLSPCLSAVNNVKAKVPLACCARVGALLRTAPKCLCAVLLSPLAKQAKINLATAITIPKRCNIKNRPAGKKCGKYTLP from the exons ATGGGGATGAATGGTAGAGGTAGAGCTATTTACCTTGTAGCAGTGCTGATTTTTGTGTTGGCATCAAATATGTTGATTTTGGTGGCTGAGGGTGCTGGTGAGTGTGGAAAGACCCCTATAGGATCTGCAGCTGCTAGTCTCAGCCCTTGCCTGAGTGCTGTTAACAATGTGAAGGCCAAGGTTCCTTTGGCATGTTGTGCAAGAGTTGGTGCTTTGCTCAGAACTGCTCCAAAATGCCTCTGTGCTGTTCTGTTGTCTCCTCTTGCCAAACAAGCTAAGATCAACCTTGCCACTGCTATCACCATTCCAAAGAGATGCAACATCAAGAACCGTCCTGCAGGAAAGAAATGTGGAA AGTACACTCTACCCTGA
- the LOC106765666 gene encoding histone-lysine N-methyltransferase family member SUVH9 has translation MDSTLSFHTSTNNAISQPQQPPSPPPPHNAHSQPPLLVPKPEPFWASAHDDIGDELDLFTEFNRVTELFHLAFGATNVVVPPYSFGPQPAAPACSDPLPAADVHSAVQEHPNSSSSAPDASRAIVPMEDLTVSVPPRRKQSRQKELVRVMGMSVREQAQLRETVRRTRLVYDSLRVYTAVEEERRVAALAAAAAAREAAREAGVKEEQEEEKVVEGRSRRLRGDLRAAGLMRERGLWLNREQRIVGAIPGILVGDLFLFRMELCVLGLHGQIQAGIDYLPASMSSSGEPIATSVIVSGGYEDDSEDGEDIFYTGHGGQGKNSSKQVADQKLESGNLALERSMHYGVEVRVIRGMRYEGSASASGKVYVYEGVYKITDCQFVEGKSGFGVYKFRLSRIEGQAKTGSAILKEARDIRMNVKDANNVRCLSADMSNKKENVPVRLFNDIDDDRDPLNYEYLAKTSFPQFVFHQSGNVTGCDCVNGCGDGCFCAKKNGGDFPYTLQGHLVKGKPLIFECGPFCSCTSQCRNRVSQKGLKYRLEVFRSLQTSWGVRSLDLIQAGTFICEFSGVVLTREQAQLVAINGDSSIYPNRFSKRWAEWGDLSQVDPKYVRPSYPSIPPLDFSLNVSTMRNVACYMSHSSSPNVLVQFVLYDHNNLMFPHLMLFAMENIPPMRELSLDYGVADEWTGKLSICN, from the coding sequence ATGGATTCCACTCTCTCTTTCCACACTTCAACTAACAATGCCATCTCACAACCGCAACAACCGCCGTCTCCTCCGCCGCCTCACAACGCACATTCGCAACCCCCACTCTTAGTTCCCAAACCCGAACCCTTCTGGGCCTCTGCCCATGACGATATTGGAGACGAACTCGACCTATTCACTGAGTTCAACCGAGTTACCGAGTTGTTCCACCTTGCCTTCGGAGCCACCAATGTCGTCGTTCCCCCTTACTCCTTCGGACCTCAACCTGCTGCACCCGCATGCTCCGACCCGCTTCCTGCTGCGGATGTCCATTCGGCGGTTCAGGAACACCCGAATTCGTCGTCCTCCGCCCCCGACGCCTCCAGAGCGATCGTCCCCATGGAGGACCTCACGGTGAGCGTTCCGCCGCGGCGGAAGCAGAGCCGGCAGAAGGAGCTGGTTCGGGTAATGGGTATGTCGGTGAGGGAACAGGCGCAGCTGCGGGAGACGGTGAGGCGCACGCGCTTGGTGTACGACTCGCTGCGCGTGTACACCGCTGTGGAGGAAGAGAGGCGGGTGGCCGCCTTGGCGGCGGCGGCAGCGGCGAGGGAGGCTGCGAGGGAGGCTGGGGTCAAGGAGGAgcaggaagaagagaaagtggTGGAGGGCCGGAGTCGACGTCTCCGCGGGGACCTGCGAGCTGCTGGACTGATGCGGGAGCGTGGACTGTGGCTGAACCGCGAGCAGCGAATCGTTGGGGCGATCCCTGGGATTTTGGTGGGGGATTTGTTCCTTTTCAGGATGGAGTTGTGTGTGCTTGGGTTGCACGGTCAGATACAGGCTGGCATTGATTATCTTCCTGCAAGTATGAGCTCCAGTGGGGAGCCTATAGCCACCAGTGTGATTGTTTCTGGGGGTTATGAGGATGATTCTGAGGATGGTGAGGATATATTCTACACTGGTCATGGAGGGCAGGGGAAAAATTCGTCTAAGCAGGTTGCTGACCAGAAGCTGGAGTCAGGGAACCTTGCATTGGAAAGGAGTATGCATTATGGTGTGGAGGTGAGGGTTATTCGTGGGATGAGGTATGAGGGGAGTGCTTCTGCTTCTGGTAAGGTGTATGTGTATGAAGGAGTGTATAAGATTACTGATTGCCAGTTTGTTGAGGGGAAGTCTGGTTTTGGGGTTTACAAGTTTAGGCTTTCCAGGATTGAGGGGCAGGCTAAGACGGGAAGTGCTATTTTGAAGGAAGCTAGGGATATTAGGATGAATGTAAAGGATGCGAATAATGTGCGTTGTCTTTCTGCTGATATGTCCAACAAGAAGGAGAATGTTCCTGTTCGCCTTTTTAACGACATAGATGATGATCGGGATCCTCTTAACTATGAGTATCTTGCCAAGACTAGTTTTCCACAGTTTGTGTTTCATCAGAGTGGGAATGTTACTGGTTGTGACTGTGTGAATGGTTGTGGTGATGGATGCTTTTGTGCTAAAAAAAATGGGGGTGATTTTCCTTACACTCTGCAGGGACATCTTGTGAAAGGGAAGCCTTTGATTTTTGAATGTGGCCCTTTTTGTTCTTGTACTTCTCAGTGTCGTAATCGTGTTTCGCAGAAGGGACTGAAATATAGGTTGGAAGTGTTTAGGTCCCTGCAGACATCTTGGGGTGTTAGGTCTCTGGACCTTATTCAAGCCGGTACTTTTATATGTGAGTTTTCTGGGGTTGTTTTGACAAGGGAGCAGGCGCAACTCGTTGCAATCAATGGTGACTCTTCGATATATCCCAATAGGTTTTCAAAAAGATGGGCGGAATGGGGGGATTTGTCTCAAGTAGACCCAAAATATGTGCGTCCATCATATCCATCTATTCCTCCTTTAGATTTTTCTCTGAATGTGTCGACAATGAGGAATGTTGCTTGCTATATGAGCCACAGTTCATCTCCAAATGTTTTGGTTCAATTTGTTCTGTATGATCACAACAATTTGATGTTCCCACACCTTATGCTATTTGCAATGGAGAATATCCCTCCCATGAGAGAGCTCAGCCTTGATTACGGCGTAGCTGATGAGTGGACAGGGAAGCTCTCTATATGTAACTGA